Proteins co-encoded in one Synergistaceae bacterium genomic window:
- a CDS encoding sugar ABC transporter ATP-binding protein: MSDYVVTMEHITKTFPGVKALDDVHLHLKAGRVMALLGENGAGKSTLMKILSGVYTRDSGEITIFGKKIEGDLNTKQAQALGIAIIHQELNMCQHLSVSANMFLGREIIKSGRLDNAEMNRQAVEQLAKLGIHDIDPDESVGNLTVGRQQMVEIAKALLINAKVLVMDEPSSSLSNAEITEMFRIVRELKAMGTAIVYISHRLQELHHIVDDVTIMRDGKYITEGEFNSFTMDQIIANMVGHEVKNQFPREDVPKGKKILEVKHLNAGKLVRDVSFDLYEGEVLGFSGLVGAGRTETMRAIFGADPKESGEILLDGNPLNIYNPGSAIRQGIVLAPEDRKKEGLCTKLSIRDNIALPNLDIITLGSPTGRINKRTENEMIEKGKSSLTIKMADAEVEAGSLSGGNQQKVVVAKWLARQSRVLIFDEPTRGIDVAAKVEIYEIINELKKQGVGVIIVSSELPEVMGIADHIIVMCNGKITGEVDPRHTTEEEIMTYATRFGDNAA; the protein is encoded by the coding sequence TTGAGTGATTATGTCGTAACAATGGAGCATATTACGAAAACTTTTCCGGGCGTTAAGGCACTTGATGACGTTCATTTACACCTTAAGGCCGGTCGTGTTATGGCTCTATTAGGTGAAAACGGCGCAGGAAAATCTACGCTCATGAAGATTCTTTCAGGCGTTTACACGAGGGATTCGGGCGAAATTACAATTTTCGGCAAAAAAATTGAGGGCGATCTCAACACTAAACAGGCTCAAGCGTTAGGCATTGCAATTATTCATCAGGAATTGAACATGTGCCAGCATTTGAGCGTATCTGCAAATATGTTCTTAGGCCGTGAAATAATTAAAAGCGGAAGACTCGACAACGCAGAAATGAATCGCCAGGCAGTTGAACAACTCGCAAAATTAGGAATCCACGACATTGACCCTGATGAATCAGTCGGAAATTTAACCGTCGGCCGTCAGCAAATGGTCGAGATCGCAAAAGCCCTGTTAATCAACGCAAAAGTCTTAGTCATGGATGAGCCCTCGTCATCGCTGTCAAATGCCGAGATTACCGAAATGTTTAGAATCGTCCGCGAGCTTAAGGCAATGGGCACGGCAATTGTTTATATTTCTCACAGACTGCAGGAGCTTCATCACATTGTCGATGATGTTACAATCATGCGTGACGGAAAGTATATCACTGAAGGCGAATTTAATTCGTTCACAATGGATCAAATTATCGCTAACATGGTCGGACATGAAGTCAAGAATCAGTTCCCGCGTGAAGACGTACCTAAGGGCAAGAAAATTTTAGAGGTCAAGCACCTTAACGCAGGAAAATTAGTCCGTGATGTCAGCTTTGATTTGTACGAAGGTGAAGTGCTCGGCTTTTCCGGTCTTGTCGGTGCAGGAAGAACAGAGACAATGCGCGCTATTTTCGGTGCAGATCCCAAAGAAAGCGGCGAAATTTTACTTGACGGCAACCCCTTAAATATTTACAACCCCGGCTCGGCAATTCGTCAAGGCATAGTCTTAGCTCCTGAAGACAGAAAGAAAGAAGGTCTGTGCACAAAACTTTCAATCAGGGATAATATTGCATTGCCCAATCTCGACATTATCACGCTCGGAAGTCCTACAGGCAGAATCAACAAGCGCACAGAAAATGAGATGATCGAGAAGGGCAAAAGCTCACTTACAATCAAAATGGCTGATGCAGAAGTCGAGGCCGGCAGCTTGTCAGGAGGAAATCAACAGAAAGTCGTCGTTGCAAAATGGCTCGCACGTCAATCAAGAGTCTTAATCTTCGACGAACCTACACGCGGAATTGATGTAGCAGCTAAAGTCGAGATTTACGAGATTATTAATGAGCTCAAGAAACAGGGAGTCGGCGTTATAATCGTGTCTTCAGAATTGCCGGAAGTCATGGGAATTGCTGATCACATTATAGTCATGTGCAACGGAAAAATTACGGGAGAAGTCGACCCGCGCCACACAACAGAAGAAGAAATTATGACATATGCAACAAGATTCGGCGACAATGCCGCATAA